From Paenibacillus sp. FSL H8-0537:
TTTTCCTCCTTCCAGACTTCTTCATAGGTCAACAATTTAGAAGTCGGCTCAGAAACGGACTCATTTCTGCTTGCCGCATGTGCATTTCGAATCATATCTATCGCTTCGGATTTGGACAAACGATTGTGTTTCACTTCAGACAATAGTTGCTGCAGGAAATCTTTCATATGTGCCTCCTCGCGCTTCGGCGTTCCTTTTTGAATTTCTCTCATAAAATAGAAAAAAAGGGAGGATCGCTCCTCCCTTTTCTTAGGTTCTGCTATGAAAATATGTCATGCGGACATACTCTTCCCATGTCATCTGCCCACATGCACACGACACAATGCAACTGGATGTGCCCCTTACACCCGCCAACGCGCCGCAACATCGATTGGAAAGCAAATAAGGAGTTTGTTTCAAATATGCTATCATTTACCATCTTCTACCTAATACTAATCTCGCAACATTCATTTAGTCAAGAGATCAATTCGGGATCAGGGCGCTGCTGATTTTCAGAAGGGCTTCTTCGAGGGTGATCTCTTCGTCCACCATCTCGTCCAGAATCTGCTCATAGAACCCTTCGTCAAAATTCGGCCCCTCCACCGCCCAGCATCTCTCACGGGCAAACGGATAGGTCGGTAGCGAGAGGCGGCGCGGTCTCTCCGTACCATACAAAGAACCGTACTCCACACGCAGGCCCTTGACCCAGAGGTCGGCCAGCTTGGCAAGCTGGCCGCTCTCCCACCATTTCGTCACGAGCTCCTGCATATCTTGATCCGCCGCGAACGACAGCGAGCTGTCCGTCGCGCCTTTGACCTGACCGCGGAAGACCGCGCCAAGCGCCGGATGGCCTTGCAGATAAGCGGACAGCTTCTGCTGCAGGTCCTGTGCGGAGGTTGCCACCACGGCAAGCCGCTCTTCCATCACTTCGCGCCCCACCTGCAAGGTATAGACCGCATCGGCGAGCGTTTCATCCGTCACAACCTGTCTGTTGATCGCCGCCTGCAGGCGCAGCACCTGCTCGTGCAGACGCTGCTCGTCTTTGGCGGACAGCACGAGCAGAGCCGGACGGTTCTGCGCGATACGGGCAGCCGCTCGCGGTGCTACCTCCGGCACATGCTCCTCGATCACAAGATGCGCATTGGAACCTCCCGCTCCGAACGAGGAGATGCCAGCGATGCGCGGAACCTCGCGAAGCTCGCCGTCCACCTCCAGCAGCGGCCGCTTCCACTCCGCCAGTTCCCGCTGCACGACGAACGGCGTCCGACCAAAGTCGATGTTCGGGTTAAGCACGTCTGCGTGCAGAGACGGCACTAGCTGGCGATGCTTCATCTGCAGCAGCACTTTGGTCAGGCCCGCAATGCCAGCCGCACTCTCGCAGTGGCCTATATTCGATTTGACTGATCCGATCGAGCAGAATTGCGTGTCTGTCGTGTCTTCTTGGAAGACTCTCATCAATCCGGCAATCTCGATCGGGTCGCCGAGCGCCGTTCCCGTGCCGTGCGCTTCCAAGTAAGAGAGGGAGCGCGGGTGAATGCCAGCCTTTTTGAACGCGCGTCCGATCACGCGAGCTTGCAGATTCGGATTCGGGACGGAGTAGCCATTGGTCTTGCCGCCGTGATTGACCGCCGTCCCCTTGATCACGCCGTAGATCTGGTCGCCGTCCTCTAGCGCCCTGGCGAGCGGTTTGAGCAGCACAGCGCCGACGCCTTCACCCGGCACGTACCCGTCGCCCCCTTCACCAAAGCTCTCACAGCGCCCTTTGCTCGACGCAAACTTGCCTTGGCCGAGCATCAGGTACTTGTTCGGATGCAAGGACAGGTTGACCCCTCCGGCCACGGCCAGCTCGCAGTCGCCTTGCTCCAGACTCTGGCAGGCCAGATGAATCGCCGTGAGCGACGAGGAGCACATCGTATCGACCGCAAGGCTCGGGCCGTGCAAGTTGAAGAAATAGGACACGCGGTTGGCGATCGACGACGGGTTGCCCGACAATGCCATCGGACGGCCCCGCAACGTCTCCTCCGCTCCGTAGAACTGATACTCCGAGTACATCACCCCGACATAGACCCCGACATTGCGCTCCTCGCCCGATTCCCCGCCTGACACAAGCGTGTCGCGAGTGTAGCCCGCATCTTCCATCGCCTCATACACGGACTGCAGGAACAGGCGCTCTTGCGGGTCCATGATCTCAGCTTCCCGAGGTGCAATGTTGAAGAACAGCGGGTCGAACTTGTCGACATCGCGCATGAACCCGCCCCACTTGCTGTACGTCTTGCCACGCTTGCTGCGATCCGTGTCATAATACGGGCTGTGATCCCAGCGCTCCTTTGGAATTTCGGTGATCGAGTCCCGACCCTCGCGCAAGTTGTTCCAGAATGCCTCCAGATCATGCGCCTGCGGGTAGCGCCCTGACAGGCCGATGATCGCGATGTCGAGCGCGCCGCTCTGTTTGGTCGGCTCCTTGACCGCCGCGCGAACCGGCGCGACGACCTTCCGCACAGGTGCTGCCACCGAAACCGATGCAGGCTCTGCTAGTCGCTCCTCGACCCCGAGCAGGTCAATCAGATGGGCACGGTGATTTTTCAAAAAGTACCCGGTCAGATCACGAATGTTCTGGTACTCGAAGAACAGCGTCTTCGGCAACGCACCGAACGTTTTTTCCAATTGACGGGTCAGCTGCATCACCATGATCGAGTCGATGCCGTACACTTCCAGCGGCCTAGACGCTTCGATGCTCTCAGCCGGAACTCCCAGGACGGAGGACAGCTGCTTTTTGAAAAAATCGGCCGCTGCGCTCGCCAGAACCGCCTCTTCCTTGGCAGTCGGGATTGGAGCTGCGGGAACCTGCTTGTTGGTCTCGCCTGTCAGCAGGTCGATCACCTGCTGAATCGTCGGCAGTTCCGAGAAGGTGCTCGGCGTCAGATCCAGGCCGAACTCCTCGTTGAGACGATCGGCCAGCTCATTCATCAGAAACGCATCGATCCCGTAGTCCAACCACTCGGCCTCGGCATCCAGTTCATCAGGTCTGACCTGCAGCAAGTCCGAGGCGAGCTGCAGCACTCTCGCTTGCACTTGGCCAGCTACGCTGTGAACCGGACGGGCAGCAGGAGCAGGGAACAGCGGGTGCAGCTTCTCCGTGATCCGGGCGAGGTCGCCCTGCACCACCATCAACTGATCGCACCCGATGGCCAAGCCCTGATAGAGAGCCCGAATCCCGTTCCGGCTCTCCAGCGGGATCATCCCCGTATGCTCTCTCATCCATTGCTCCGTCTCTGCATCCACCTGCATTCCGCCGTCTTGCCAGAGCGGCCAGTCGATCGCAAGCGTGCGGCCTTGGCGTTGCCCGCGAGCGACCAGACGATTGCGCTCGGCAGCATAAGCATCCAAGAATCCATTGGCCGCCGCATAATCGGCCTGCCCCGGATTGCCGAGGCAGCCGGCCACAGCGGAGAACAGCACGAAGAAGTCCAGCGGCAGCCCAATGCTCGAACGGTCGAGGTGGACCAAACCGCTCACTTTGGGAGCCAGCACCTCCTGCATCTCCTGCCCGGTCTTGCGGATGATGAAGTTGTCGCGGATCACGCCAGCTCCGTGCAGGATGCCTTGGAGGGTGCCATAGTGCGCCCGGATCTCCTCAAACAGTCCTGCGACCGCCTCTTCTCGCGTCACATCGACCTGTTGGTACTCGATGTGTGCGCCGAGATCCTTAAGCTCCCGCAGAGCCGCTTGCTGCTGCAGGCCCAAGGGGGAGCGGCCGGTGAGGATCAGTCGCGGAGCCTTGACTTGGCTTGCGATCTCTTTGGCAAAAATCAGGCCGAGTCCTCCCGCACCGCCGGTCAGAAGGTAGACGCCGCCATCGCGCCACGGGATATGTAACGCCTGCTGCGAGACTTCCGCCACATCCCAAGAAGCGACCCAGCGCTGCCCGTATCGGTAGCGGATGCGGTCATCTTGCAGGGAATGGCGATTTTCCAAAAGCTTGAGTTCCAATCCTGCCGTGTCCTCGACCTCGATCAGCTGCGCGGTCAGGTTCGGGTTCTCGCGGCGGGCGCTGCGAAGCAGTCCGGCAAGGCCGCTGAAGACCTGACCTTCTCCGTCGGCAGGCACCACGACTTGCACCAGCGCCTTGCCCTGTGGCTTGCTGCGCAGAAGGGTCTGAATCTCTTCGAACACGCGCACCGCATACGCTTGGTAGCGCTCGGCGATGTCCTGACGATCCGACTGCAGCGCCACGACCTGTCCACCGAGCACGAGAGGTGCCGTCAGCTCGCAGAGCAGCACCAGATGCTGCGACAGGGCAGGAAGGGCCGTCTTCTGCGCGATGCCCTGCTGCTTCCAGCTCGGCTGCAGCAAGTGCGCTCCCTGCGTGCGCCCCCCTGCTCCCTCTTCCAGAACGCGCGAGGTGTAGCCTTTCAAGCGCACGCGCACCTGACCATTTTCGTCACACGCATCCACGTCGAACTTTTGCACCTTGTCTTCCGCTCTGCTGCCTTCGCTGCGGCGCACCACGGCCCACATCGAGGGCGTGCACGGACCGTAGATCTCGACTTCCTCAAACGCGAAGGGCACAAGCGGCTTGAATGACGCAGTGCCGAGCATCAGGCCGATCGCGGCCTGCAGCGCCGCGTCCATGAGGCTCGGGTGCAGAACGTAGCGGCTCTCTATGTCAGCCACGCAATCGGGCAGCGACAACTTCGCCAGCACCTGCCCCGTTCCGATCGACAGGCTCTCGATCCCTTGGTGTGCCGGCCCGTAGTCCAGCCCGGCTTGGCGGAAGAGCTCGTACAGCTCGGAAGCGCTGATTCGGTTCTGCGAGCAGGCCGTCTGCAGCGTAGCGAGATCGACGGCAGGAGCATCTGCCTTACCCAAGCGTCTCGCCCGGCCTTGGCTGTGTACGACAGCCCCCCGCCCGTCTCTGACTTCAAAGGAAATCTCCTCGCCCTCTTCCGCCCGCAGCCCGACCTGAACCTCGACCGGCCAGTTCCCTGCGAGGATCGGGCTTGCGAAGCCCACATGCTGCAAGCGCCATGCGCTGCCTTCTTCGCTCGCTCCCGCCGCCAGCTCAAGAGCTGCGCGGACCATTTCGAGATGGGCCACGCCCGGCAGAATCCGCTGTCCGTTGATCACATGATCGGCAAGGAAGAACTCTTTTCCTGTAAAAACAGACGCATAGCGCTGCTCTTCCAGCACCGAAATGTTTTCGTGCAGCAACGGATGGAGCATGCGGGAGTTTGTGCCGCCCGCCTTCGCGACAGACTGCGCCGAACCTTCCGGCTTCCAATACCGCTCCTTGGCAAACGGATATGTCGGCAGCGGGATGCGTGCATAGGGAAGCCCTTCAAACAGGCGTCCGTACTCCAGCGCATAGCCTTGTGCATACAGATCGGCCACGGCCGCGAGCTGTTCGAGCAGGTCTGCCCCTTGGGCAGCATGGCGACAGTTTTCGATGCACTGGTTGCCGTAGCGTTTGAGCGACGGCTGTTCCCGAAGTTCGTTCTCAAGCAATTCGCCGTGATGCACACCAGCGACTTTTCCCGTCTCCCGCCATTTTTGCAGTGACTTGACCAGTTCCGGCACATCGCGCACCACGCAGGCCAAGCGGTGAGACAGATGCTTGCGCCCGACGAGCAAGGTGTAGCTGATGTTGCCGCAGTCCGCATTCGGTTCCTGCTCGCAGAAGGCGATCAGATTCTGCACCTGCTTGCGAAGCTGTTCGGCGGTGCGAGCGGACAGCACGATCAGATGCCCCGCTCTGTCAATCGGCGTCTGAACGGTCTGCGGCGGTTCCTCGATCACCATATGCGCGTTGGTGCCGCTGAACCCGAAGGCGCTGATCGCCGCGCGGCGCTTGCTCCCCGGCTCGATGCTCCAGTCCCGCAGCTTGGTGTTTACATAGAACGGGCTGCCTTGATGCTCGATGTCTGCATTCCACGCATCAAAATGAAGCGAGGGCGGCAGTTGTTTGTGTTCCAGCGCAAGCAGGATTTTGAGCACCCCGGCGACCCCGGCCGCCGCAGCTGCGTGTCCGATGTTCGTTTTGATCGAACCGATCGCGCAGTATTCCTTGCGATCCGTGTAGGCGCGGAAGGCGCGGGTCAAGGCGTCGAACTCGATCGGATCGCCGAGCTTGGTTCCGGTGCCGTGCGCTTCGACCAGTTGAATCTGCTCCGGATCGATCCCATGCGTCTCATAGACCTTGCGCTCTAGACGCTCTTGCGAATTGGCGCTGGGAGCGGTGATTCCGTTTGTCGTGCCGTCCTGGTTGAGCGCTGAGCCTCGAATCACGCCATAAATATGATCTCGGTCAGCGAGCGCGTCTTTCAGTCGTTTGAGGACGACGACCCCCACGCCTTCTCCCGGCACGAATCCGTTCGCCTGGTCATCGAACGTGTGACAGCGCCCCGTCGCCGAGAGCATGCTCGCACGCTCTGCCGTCAAGTAGAAACGAGGCGTGCTCTGGATAAAAACGCCGCCGGCCAGCGCCATGTCCGTCTCCCCCGACCGCAACCCTTGGCAAGCCAAGTGGATGGAGACGAGCGAGCTCGAACAAGCCGTATCGACCGCGACCGCCGGGCCTTGAAGGTCTAGGAAATACGAGATGCGCGCCGGAATCACAGAGGCGGCGTTGCCCCACATCGATTGTGCTGGTGCCTGTTCAACCATCGACTGCTGGTAGTCGCCTCCGTTGATCCCGACATACACCCCGCAGGAGGCTCCTTTGACCGCGTCG
This genomic window contains:
- a CDS encoding SDR family NAD(P)-dependent oxidoreductase; this encodes MIRYLGTRAGDIITVYPHKHPSIVKQIRKEFVSDDATLLRVWAEGSREREELDELLCRLLGAHLRELGLHPVKNPARGFLTDLYNKWYEESLALLTRYAHLSFDESSETLWQEWEARKSRWLEKAELKAQVVLVETTMRALPDILTGKRAATDILFPDASMKLVEGVYKINAISDGYNEVLADTVVLYLQERLKNEPAARIRILEIGAGTGGTSAMVFDKLQPYQQHVEEYCYTDISKAFLLHAEREYAPKAPYLTYRVFNVEEPIAGQGLDAGAYDLVLATNCLHATKNIRQTLRNAKAVLAKNGLLLLNEMSRNSVFTHLTFGLLDGWWRYEDAELRMPGCPGLSPETWSSVLKTEGFRAVDHPAQKAHDLGQQIIVAESDGVVRQKQGQGQTVASTAAKSPKTETPVVSREAGEAPASEVTEALIEERVKKAIKDQLFSSLKVDRERIDSDKSFADYGLDSITGVHLVQALNDKLPIGLKTTNLFDYSSVNQLASYILRQYKEALATAFAPAKPQTSATTSATAIANDPAIANTIASAAKLVQTARAQADVQQGARESAREGGRVDGRDDAGKKISEQGGDFNAIAIVGMSGRFSKSGDLGELWEHLANGDDLVGPVTRWDLRSYHAEGARFCNEGGFLDDIDRFDPLFFHISGVEATYMDPQQRIFLEESWKALELAGYAGDAVKGASCGVYVGINGGDYQQSMVEQAPAQSMWGNAASVIPARISYFLDLQGPAVAVDTACSSSLVSIHLACQGLRSGETDMALAGGVFIQSTPRFYLTAERASMLSATGRCHTFDDQANGFVPGEGVGVVVLKRLKDALADRDHIYGVIRGSALNQDGTTNGITAPSANSQERLERKVYETHGIDPEQIQLVEAHGTGTKLGDPIEFDALTRAFRAYTDRKEYCAIGSIKTNIGHAAAAAGVAGVLKILLALEHKQLPPSLHFDAWNADIEHQGSPFYVNTKLRDWSIEPGSKRRAAISAFGFSGTNAHMVIEEPPQTVQTPIDRAGHLIVLSARTAEQLRKQVQNLIAFCEQEPNADCGNISYTLLVGRKHLSHRLACVVRDVPELVKSLQKWRETGKVAGVHHGELLENELREQPSLKRYGNQCIENCRHAAQGADLLEQLAAVADLYAQGYALEYGRLFEGLPYARIPLPTYPFAKERYWKPEGSAQSVAKAGGTNSRMLHPLLHENISVLEEQRYASVFTGKEFFLADHVINGQRILPGVAHLEMVRAALELAAGASEEGSAWRLQHVGFASPILAGNWPVEVQVGLRAEEGEEISFEVRDGRGAVVHSQGRARRLGKADAPAVDLATLQTACSQNRISASELYELFRQAGLDYGPAHQGIESLSIGTGQVLAKLSLPDCVADIESRYVLHPSLMDAALQAAIGLMLGTASFKPLVPFAFEEVEIYGPCTPSMWAVVRRSEGSRAEDKVQKFDVDACDENGQVRVRLKGYTSRVLEEGAGGRTQGAHLLQPSWKQQGIAQKTALPALSQHLVLLCELTAPLVLGGQVVALQSDRQDIAERYQAYAVRVFEEIQTLLRSKPQGKALVQVVVPADGEGQVFSGLAGLLRSARRENPNLTAQLIEVEDTAGLELKLLENRHSLQDDRIRYRYGQRWVASWDVAEVSQQALHIPWRDGGVYLLTGGAGGLGLIFAKEIASQVKAPRLILTGRSPLGLQQQAALRELKDLGAHIEYQQVDVTREEAVAGLFEEIRAHYGTLQGILHGAGVIRDNFIIRKTGQEMQEVLAPKVSGLVHLDRSSIGLPLDFFVLFSAVAGCLGNPGQADYAAANGFLDAYAAERNRLVARGQRQGRTLAIDWPLWQDGGMQVDAETEQWMREHTGMIPLESRNGIRALYQGLAIGCDQLMVVQGDLARITEKLHPLFPAPAARPVHSVAGQVQARVLQLASDLLQVRPDELDAEAEWLDYGIDAFLMNELADRLNEEFGLDLTPSTFSELPTIQQVIDLLTGETNKQVPAAPIPTAKEEAVLASAAADFFKKQLSSVLGVPAESIEASRPLEVYGIDSIMVMQLTRQLEKTFGALPKTLFFEYQNIRDLTGYFLKNHRAHLIDLLGVEERLAEPASVSVAAPVRKVVAPVRAAVKEPTKQSGALDIAIIGLSGRYPQAHDLEAFWNNLREGRDSITEIPKERWDHSPYYDTDRSKRGKTYSKWGGFMRDVDKFDPLFFNIAPREAEIMDPQERLFLQSVYEAMEDAGYTRDTLVSGGESGEERNVGVYVGVMYSEYQFYGAEETLRGRPMALSGNPSSIANRVSYFFNLHGPSLAVDTMCSSSLTAIHLACQSLEQGDCELAVAGGVNLSLHPNKYLMLGQGKFASSKGRCESFGEGGDGYVPGEGVGAVLLKPLARALEDGDQIYGVIKGTAVNHGGKTNGYSVPNPNLQARVIGRAFKKAGIHPRSLSYLEAHGTGTALGDPIEIAGLMRVFQEDTTDTQFCSIGSVKSNIGHCESAAGIAGLTKVLLQMKHRQLVPSLHADVLNPNIDFGRTPFVVQRELAEWKRPLLEVDGELREVPRIAGISSFGAGGSNAHLVIEEHVPEVAPRAAARIAQNRPALLVLSAKDEQRLHEQVLRLQAAINRQVVTDETLADAVYTLQVGREVMEERLAVVATSAQDLQQKLSAYLQGHPALGAVFRGQVKGATDSSLSFAADQDMQELVTKWWESGQLAKLADLWVKGLRVEYGSLYGTERPRRLSLPTYPFARERCWAVEGPNFDEGFYEQILDEMVDEEITLEEALLKISSALIPN